From a single Oceanobacillus kimchii X50 genomic region:
- a CDS encoding GNAT family N-acetyltransferase: protein MIRAYNDNDIDILIDIWYKGSLQAHDFIDSVYWKSRIEEMKEKYIPMSETHVITNQNKIVGFISMVDDYLAALFIDVAYQNNGAGKELLNFEKKQRNKIQLKVYKENLSAVRFYEKNGFIIKKELKDEQTNKQEYLMEWTKKWG from the coding sequence ATGATAAGAGCGTATAACGATAATGATATTGATATTTTGATTGACATTTGGTACAAAGGTTCATTACAAGCACACGACTTTATTGATTCTGTTTATTGGAAATCACGAATTGAAGAGATGAAGGAAAAATATATTCCGATGTCGGAAACGCATGTTATAACTAATCAAAATAAAATTGTAGGATTTATTTCGATGGTAGATGACTATTTAGCAGCGCTTTTTATCGACGTAGCATATCAAAATAATGGTGCCGGGAAAGAGTTATTGAACTTTGAAAAAAAACAAAGAAATAAAATTCAGTTGAAAGTATATAAAGAAAATTTATCGGCAGTACGTTTTTACGAAAAGAACGGTTTCATTATAAAGAAAGAATTAAAAGATGAACAAACCAATAAACAAGAGTATTTAATGGAGTGGACTAAAAAATGGGGGTAG
- a CDS encoding peptidoglycan-binding domain-containing protein, protein MKKKWLTIVPAVALTFTPLYFQQVEASNDHPASQTEQSNSEVPEKLEPILDIAPEHQPTLKVDSVGLEVELVQVKLNHFGFETDVDGIFGSKTEQQVMNFQKEHELMIDGIVGEEAWTTLLAEERQDMFTVDYAIFLAEEELNNDDLIFSSNGELYVDKEGRTFYNLKASSKSMIEDGGTGTVGFYNVYSDGEVILSEPMSK, encoded by the coding sequence ATGAAAAAGAAATGGTTAACGATTGTGCCAGCTGTTGCTTTGACGTTTACACCACTTTACTTTCAACAAGTAGAGGCCTCTAATGACCATCCAGCATCGCAAACGGAGCAGTCTAATTCTGAGGTACCTGAAAAGCTTGAACCAATCTTGGACATTGCACCCGAGCATCAACCCACACTCAAAGTAGATAGTGTAGGATTAGAGGTAGAATTAGTACAAGTGAAGTTAAATCATTTCGGATTTGAGACAGATGTCGATGGAATATTTGGTAGCAAGACTGAACAACAAGTAATGAATTTTCAAAAAGAACATGAACTAATGATTGATGGAATTGTTGGTGAAGAGGCTTGGACAACCTTATTAGCTGAAGAGCGTCAAGATATGTTTACTGTTGATTACGCGATTTTTCTAGCTGAAGAAGAATTAAACAATGACGACCTAATTTTCAGCAGTAATGGTGAACTGTATGTAGATAAAGAAGGAAGAACTTTTTACAACCTAAAAGCATCTAGTAAATCCATGATTGAAGATGGAGGTACTGGAACGGTAGGCTTCTATAATGTATACAGTGATGGAGAAGTTATCTTATCGGAACCGATGAGTAAATAA
- a CDS encoding glycine betaine uptake BCCT transporter translates to MKSVTSVFWYSLALCIIVVLWGSYAPSNLEGFTSDVTTFISDTFGWYYLIIVMLMLIFCVYLIFSKYGKIKLGKENDKPEFSLLSWFAMLFSAGMGMGLVFWTTAEPISHAFTSSPGAELGSEQAINDGLKYSFFHWGIHAWAVYGIVALVLAYFKFYKDTPGLISATLVPLFGRNSMQGPAGKIIDTLAVFATVVGVAATLGFGSAQINGGLSYLFGTPSTFWMQLLILVIATILFICSAWSGIGRGIKYLSNINMGLAFVLLLMLFLIGPTLYILNMFTHTLGSYVSDFFDMSLRLAPQDGDQRTWINNWTVFYWAWWISWSPFVGIFIARISKGRTIKEFMLGVLLVPSIVCFIFFAVFGVSALNLEQNGIAEISKFALETSTFGVLNEYPLGMIMSIITLFVVAIFFITSADSATFVLGMLSTGGTINPQNSVKIMWGLMQSAVAAIIVYFGGTQGLQNMLIIAALPFSVVIILMCVSFFKSARRDQRHWRK, encoded by the coding sequence ATGAAAAGTGTTACGAGTGTTTTTTGGTATTCATTAGCATTGTGTATTATCGTAGTCCTGTGGGGGTCTTATGCTCCAAGCAATCTAGAAGGATTTACGTCAGACGTTACAACATTTATATCGGATACCTTTGGTTGGTATTATTTAATAATAGTCATGCTAATGTTGATATTTTGTGTCTATCTTATATTTTCTAAATATGGAAAAATTAAATTAGGCAAAGAGAATGACAAACCTGAATTTAGTTTATTGTCTTGGTTTGCTATGTTATTTAGTGCTGGAATGGGGATGGGTTTAGTATTTTGGACTACTGCAGAACCTATTTCACATGCATTTACTAGTTCTCCTGGTGCAGAACTAGGATCCGAACAAGCGATTAACGATGGATTAAAGTATTCTTTCTTTCATTGGGGAATACATGCGTGGGCAGTTTATGGAATTGTAGCATTAGTTTTAGCATATTTTAAATTTTATAAAGACACTCCAGGGTTAATAAGTGCGACATTGGTTCCATTATTCGGTAGAAATAGTATGCAAGGACCGGCTGGGAAAATTATTGATACTCTAGCAGTCTTTGCTACAGTTGTCGGTGTTGCAGCAACCCTTGGATTCGGTTCTGCACAAATTAACGGGGGATTATCTTATTTATTTGGTACTCCGAGTACTTTTTGGATGCAGTTACTAATATTAGTGATTGCGACCATTCTATTTATTTGTTCTGCATGGTCAGGAATCGGTCGAGGGATAAAGTATTTAAGTAATATTAATATGGGGCTTGCATTTGTACTTTTACTCATGTTATTTCTAATCGGTCCTACGCTATATATCCTTAATATGTTTACACACACATTAGGAAGTTATGTATCTGATTTCTTTGATATGAGCTTAAGATTAGCTCCTCAAGATGGTGATCAAAGAACTTGGATTAATAATTGGACGGTATTTTATTGGGCATGGTGGATATCTTGGTCACCATTTGTTGGAATTTTTATTGCGCGTATTTCAAAAGGAAGAACAATTAAAGAATTTATGCTTGGGGTGTTATTAGTCCCATCGATTGTATGTTTTATTTTCTTCGCAGTATTTGGAGTCTCTGCACTAAACTTAGAACAGAATGGCATTGCTGAAATATCAAAATTTGCATTAGAAACATCTACGTTTGGTGTATTAAATGAATATCCATTAGGTATGATAATGTCTATCATCACTTTATTTGTTGTAGCGATATTCTTTATTACATCAGCAGATTCAGCGACTTTCGTTCTCGGTATGTTAAGTACTGGAGGAACGATTAACCCACAAAACTCTGTTAAAATTATGTGGGGTCTTATGCAATCTGCAGTTGCAGCGATAATAGTATATTTTGGTGGTACACAAGGTCTGCAAAACATGTTAATTATTGCTGCTCTTCCATTCTCTGTGGTAATTATTCTGATGTGTGTTTCATTCTTTAAATCTGCTCGTAGGGATCAACGTCATTGGAGGAAGTAA
- a CDS encoding FAD-binding oxidoreductase: MYIEQLIEKLGIDNVSQNESILFRHGYDESPHKAVEPDVVCFPTSKEEVQAILEIARNNQIPVTPFGTGSGLEGSSIPVNKGISINFEQMDKVVEFSPENMTVTVQPGITRFRLNDYINSAGLQFPVDPGVDATIGGMVATNASGTTAVRYGAMKDQLVDLEVVMADGTIIHTASKAKKSSSGYLITNLFAGSEGTLGIITEVTLKLHPIPEHTIMARCTFETINECATASQQLLLSGIPLKRIELMDAASVAEVNRQNGYRFPVRPSLFFEFAGAKRAVEAEVELAQSILNDLSCENWAVALDPAEQQELWKARYDLSYSFQSINGMDEVGADVCVPIRDLPELITYARELIDDSGLKGGVWGHVGDGNFHTLILFDPLIDGQKQLAESVNEALAIRAIEVGGTCTGEHGVGIGKQKFQDLEHGNSLSIMRNIKQLFDPAGILNPGKIFID; encoded by the coding sequence ATGTATATAGAACAACTTATAGAAAAATTAGGAATTGATAATGTCTCACAAAATGAAAGCATCTTATTCCGCCATGGGTATGATGAATCTCCACATAAAGCGGTAGAACCAGATGTTGTTTGTTTTCCAACATCCAAAGAAGAAGTACAAGCCATACTTGAAATCGCAAGAAATAATCAGATTCCAGTGACTCCCTTTGGAACAGGATCAGGACTTGAAGGCTCTTCCATTCCTGTAAATAAAGGAATATCTATTAACTTTGAACAAATGGATAAGGTTGTGGAATTTTCACCTGAAAATATGACTGTTACTGTCCAGCCGGGTATTACACGGTTTCGACTTAATGATTATATTAACTCAGCCGGTCTACAATTCCCGGTAGATCCAGGCGTAGACGCTACCATTGGTGGAATGGTAGCAACTAACGCAAGTGGAACTACCGCAGTTCGTTATGGAGCAATGAAAGATCAATTGGTAGATTTAGAAGTAGTGATGGCTGATGGAACGATTATTCATACAGCTTCAAAAGCAAAAAAATCTTCTTCCGGGTATTTAATAACAAATCTTTTTGCAGGATCAGAAGGTACTTTAGGAATAATAACAGAAGTAACATTAAAGCTTCACCCTATTCCCGAACATACAATTATGGCAAGATGTACATTCGAAACCATTAATGAATGTGCTACAGCCAGTCAGCAATTATTATTAAGTGGTATCCCATTAAAGCGCATAGAATTAATGGACGCAGCAAGTGTTGCTGAAGTTAATCGCCAAAATGGATATAGATTCCCGGTACGCCCTTCGCTTTTCTTTGAGTTTGCAGGTGCAAAGCGAGCAGTGGAAGCTGAAGTAGAGCTTGCTCAATCTATTCTAAATGATTTAAGTTGTGAAAATTGGGCTGTAGCATTAGATCCTGCTGAACAACAAGAACTTTGGAAAGCAAGATATGACCTATCCTATTCTTTTCAATCTATAAACGGAATGGATGAAGTAGGAGCAGATGTATGTGTTCCTATTAGAGATTTACCTGAACTAATAACCTATGCGAGAGAGTTAATTGATGATAGTGGGTTGAAAGGCGGCGTATGGGGTCATGTCGGTGATGGAAACTTCCATACTTTAATTTTATTTGACCCTCTGATTGATGGTCAGAAACAATTAGCTGAATCCGTCAATGAAGCATTAGCAATCCGTGCGATAGAGGTTGGTGGCACGTGTACAGGGGAACACGGTGTGGGAATTGGCAAGCAAAAGTTTCAAGATCTAGAACACGGCAATTCCCTATCTATTATGCGTAATATAAAGCAATTATTTGATCCTGCTGGTATCCTTAATCCAGGAAAGATATTTATAGATTAA
- a CDS encoding YjiH family protein: MSNQAENLSGNTPQAEKIDKNGLMKFLLPSLFGVFIFLFPIFDGETFNIPLGIITELIIDALTAWLPAIVTYIMVISTLFTVVQAIFKPAFIEKSALFKSLFDVSIFWTTLRVLGTIFAIMTFYNVGIEGIYSELTGQVMFGLLTSLIVWFFVASFLMPYLINFGVMEFIGSILRNVIKPLFTLPGRSAIDLLASWIGNVNVGVVITREQYENGFYTGREAAAIATCFSTVSLPFCLVIAGMLNVDHMFPVFYLTIVIAGVVSAMIIPRIPPISKIPNRYYTENHFQEDVPENMNKFKWGLLQAVKRAKSAGSFKDQLKQGNEIFLGIAFVLLPQVMAIGTLALMVAEFTSFFQVISQPIVPLLELMQLPEAAAAAPATIIGFIDMFLPAVLASGIEAEITRFVIGALSLVQIIYLTEMGTLLLISKIPVKAWHLFVIFLQRTIISLPIIVLIAHMIY; encoded by the coding sequence ATGAGCAATCAAGCAGAAAATTTATCAGGCAATACACCACAAGCCGAAAAAATAGATAAAAATGGTCTAATGAAATTTTTACTCCCTTCCTTATTTGGAGTATTCATTTTCCTATTTCCAATTTTTGATGGTGAAACATTCAATATACCATTAGGCATTATTACAGAATTGATCATCGATGCTTTAACCGCATGGTTACCAGCTATCGTTACGTATATTATGGTGATCTCCACATTATTTACTGTGGTACAAGCAATTTTCAAGCCTGCTTTTATTGAAAAATCTGCGTTGTTTAAATCTCTTTTCGACGTCTCAATATTTTGGACAACGCTTCGTGTGCTTGGAACAATATTCGCGATCATGACCTTTTATAATGTTGGAATTGAAGGAATCTATTCTGAGCTAACTGGCCAAGTTATGTTCGGATTATTAACAAGCTTAATTGTATGGTTCTTTGTTGCTTCGTTCTTGATGCCTTATTTAATTAATTTTGGAGTAATGGAATTTATAGGATCTATCTTAAGAAATGTTATAAAACCATTATTTACATTACCTGGACGTTCGGCAATCGACTTATTAGCTTCCTGGATAGGAAATGTAAACGTCGGTGTCGTTATTACTCGTGAACAATATGAAAATGGATTTTATACTGGAAGAGAAGCTGCAGCAATCGCAACATGTTTTTCAACTGTTTCGCTTCCCTTCTGTCTAGTAATTGCCGGAATGTTAAATGTGGACCACATGTTCCCTGTGTTTTATCTAACCATCGTTATTGCAGGTGTGGTAAGTGCGATGATTATACCGAGAATACCGCCAATTTCTAAAATTCCTAATAGATACTATACAGAAAATCATTTTCAAGAAGATGTTCCTGAAAATATGAATAAGTTTAAATGGGGATTACTACAAGCTGTAAAGCGTGCAAAAAGTGCCGGATCATTTAAAGATCAATTAAAACAAGGAAACGAAATATTTTTAGGAATCGCATTTGTTTTGCTTCCTCAAGTAATGGCAATTGGTACACTTGCGCTTATGGTTGCAGAATTCACTTCATTTTTCCAAGTGATTTCTCAACCGATTGTTCCTTTACTCGAACTGATGCAACTACCAGAGGCAGCTGCGGCAGCACCTGCTACAATAATTGGTTTCATTGATATGTTCTTGCCAGCTGTACTAGCATCTGGCATTGAAGCTGAAATTACTAGATTTGTAATAGGAGCTCTTTCACTTGTGCAGATTATCTATTTAACAGAAATGGGTACACTATTACTTATTTCTAAAATTCCTGTGAAAGCATGGCATTTATTTGTTATTTTTTTACAAAGAACGATTATTTCATTACCGATTATAGTGTTAATTGCTCATATGATTTACTAG
- a CDS encoding aspartate aminotransferase family protein, with translation MNKSDQHWQELVNSIGNFLAPSMAKDHPNLPVIKAEGCYYYGTDGKEYLDFTSGIAVENVGHRHPKVVQAIKDSADHLVHGPSGVIIYESILKLAQELQEIMPPKLDNFFFANSGTEAIEGGLKLAKHVTKRPYVISFTGNFHGRSIGSLSVSTSKSKYRKYQQPSWLTYQLPYALPEYLPEGQDPEIFFAEKLEKDAESLFKHQVDPEEVACMILEPIMGEGGYIIPPKSWLQKVREICDRHGILLIFDEVQTGFGRTGDWFAAQTFSVTPDIMAIAKGIAAGMPLSATVASKELMDQWPLGSHGTTFGGNPIACAAARASLSVMKEEKLLNNAKTMGDYALTKLNNLKEKYEIVHEVRGIGLMLGIELRDPPTGKPDGDAVMEALNGCLDEGVLFYLCGNAGEVIRMIPPLTINKKQIDQGIDVLDKVLAQI, from the coding sequence ATGAATAAATCAGATCAACATTGGCAAGAACTTGTAAACTCAATCGGAAATTTCTTAGCACCTAGCATGGCAAAAGATCACCCGAATCTACCTGTTATTAAAGCAGAAGGTTGTTACTACTACGGAACGGATGGAAAAGAGTATTTAGATTTCACTTCTGGAATTGCAGTAGAAAATGTCGGACATCGTCATCCTAAAGTAGTACAAGCGATAAAAGATAGTGCAGATCATCTTGTACACGGACCATCAGGCGTTATTATCTATGAATCTATCTTGAAATTAGCACAAGAACTTCAAGAAATTATGCCTCCAAAACTAGATAATTTCTTCTTTGCTAATAGTGGTACAGAAGCAATTGAAGGTGGATTAAAGTTAGCTAAGCATGTGACGAAACGTCCATATGTCATTTCATTTACGGGGAACTTCCATGGTCGTTCGATTGGTTCATTGAGTGTTTCTACCTCAAAAAGTAAATATCGTAAGTATCAACAACCATCTTGGTTAACCTATCAATTACCATATGCTCTTCCAGAATACTTACCAGAAGGACAAGACCCAGAAATATTCTTTGCAGAGAAGTTAGAGAAGGATGCAGAATCCCTTTTCAAACATCAGGTAGACCCTGAAGAAGTGGCATGTATGATATTAGAGCCAATTATGGGAGAAGGCGGCTATATCATCCCTCCTAAATCTTGGTTACAAAAAGTACGTGAGATCTGTGATCGTCATGGAATTTTATTAATTTTTGACGAAGTTCAGACTGGATTTGGTCGTACCGGCGATTGGTTTGCTGCACAAACTTTTAGTGTTACACCTGACATTATGGCCATTGCAAAAGGAATCGCAGCAGGAATGCCATTAAGTGCCACTGTTGCATCCAAAGAACTAATGGATCAATGGCCATTAGGTTCACATGGAACAACTTTTGGTGGTAACCCGATTGCCTGTGCAGCAGCACGCGCTTCTCTTTCCGTAATGAAAGAAGAAAAACTCCTTAACAATGCCAAGACAATGGGAGATTATGCATTAACAAAGCTTAACAATCTAAAAGAAAAATATGAGATTGTCCACGAAGTACGTGGAATTGGCCTAATGTTAGGGATAGAACTGAGAGACCCTCCGACTGGTAAACCAGACGGTGATGCTGTAATGGAAGCTTTAAACGGTTGTTTAGATGAAGGAGTTTTATTCTATCTATGTGGAAATGCTGGGGAAGTCATCCGTATGATTCCACCTTTAACCATTAACAAGAAACAAATTGATCAAGGAATCGATGTACTAGACAAAGTTCTAGCACAAATATAA
- a CDS encoding LamG-like jellyroll fold domain-containing protein: MLTFLKRVSVFGVLLICLAPITVLGNEQTHPESIAFDRASVHDPSIIKAKDGTYYVFGSLIAVAKSNDLSNWNSIVDSEYQTPENNPIYGDLSANLAESFEWAGEDDADSTGGFAVWAPDIFWNKDYVWEDGSTGAYMLYYSVSSTYIRSAIGIAVSKDIEGHYEYSDTIMYSGFTNNESYDDNSDVNKHWENTNISNLIDEGIIGDVNPDWFTEESNFNNALYTNAIDANILYDENGDLFMTYGSWSGGTFILELDKVTGTPIYPGEDGETSDGRMIDRYFGTKIAGGFGRSGEGTYAVYDKETGYYYLYITYGGLASDGGYQMRQFRSENIEGPYVDAAGNEAVFPDSFDIGVGNFPGNDDHKEIGNKMMGNFLFKRDYGEEGAGIGTGYMAPGHNSYLIDEKLGKEFIVTHTRFPQEGEMHQVRVHQMFKNSDDWPVPAPYHYAGEGIEAVAEPDVIGNYKFVNHGKEITGELTESTWVKLNDDHSISGAVSGTWELYDDYRVELTVEDKKYDGVFIRQYDPTSEKWVMTFSAMSNEGVVVWGSRTETRDDQEIVDSIKQELSESLPERAISDLDLPTLGTQGAEISWESSHPEVISPEGDVNRPPFESDDARVELTAIITLGEVTETLTLTITVPAREQGGLTAYYDFSDGFSDRSGNHEDATITGDRINNTGGEITFADGIVGQAAKFNGQSGLKLADGLIASNQYSISLWMKPEEITEFTTTFFGTRTENNWISLVPNAQNVTKVWAHNGDDWYDATSDSIIPTGEWTHFAFTVDEGKATVYINGEEKFSNDNFPNIFTTEDAQFSLGVNFWDTPFKGLMDEVRVYDGFVLAVEEVHSLYENPALEEENDTPGNEDETDDGTDGDGSKEGEKGNDVEDPKSNVDKAGDDGNVSDNEKQGGTLPETATNRYNWLLLGLVLSTIGGSVLLLKKRSNTIN; the protein is encoded by the coding sequence ATGCTTACTTTCTTAAAAAGAGTGTCAGTATTTGGTGTTTTATTGATCTGCCTCGCACCTATAACCGTATTAGGCAATGAGCAAACACATCCCGAATCTATAGCTTTTGATCGGGCTTCTGTACATGATCCATCGATAATTAAAGCGAAAGATGGAACGTACTATGTGTTTGGTTCACTTATAGCGGTTGCTAAATCAAATGATTTAAGTAACTGGAATTCTATAGTGGACAGTGAATATCAAACTCCTGAAAATAACCCTATCTATGGTGACTTATCTGCTAATCTAGCAGAATCATTTGAATGGGCTGGGGAAGATGATGCGGATAGTACAGGAGGCTTTGCTGTATGGGCTCCAGATATATTCTGGAACAAAGACTATGTCTGGGAAGATGGTTCAACCGGTGCTTATATGCTGTATTATAGCGTTTCTTCTACTTATATCCGCTCGGCTATTGGTATAGCGGTATCAAAAGATATAGAAGGTCACTATGAATATTCGGACACGATTATGTACTCTGGTTTTACGAACAACGAAAGTTATGATGATAATAGTGATGTGAATAAACATTGGGAAAATACAAATATCTCTAATCTTATAGATGAGGGGATTATTGGTGATGTAAATCCAGATTGGTTTACCGAAGAAAGCAATTTCAACAACGCTCTTTATACGAATGCGATCGACGCCAATATTCTCTATGATGAGAATGGTGACTTGTTTATGACTTACGGATCTTGGTCAGGTGGTACTTTTATTTTAGAATTGGATAAAGTAACAGGTACACCGATTTACCCAGGGGAAGATGGAGAAACTTCTGATGGTAGAATGATTGATCGATATTTTGGTACAAAAATTGCTGGTGGATTTGGAAGATCTGGTGAAGGAACCTATGCAGTCTATGATAAAGAAACAGGTTATTATTATCTCTACATTACATATGGTGGACTAGCCTCTGATGGTGGTTATCAAATGCGCCAATTCCGATCAGAAAATATTGAAGGTCCTTATGTAGATGCTGCTGGAAATGAAGCAGTATTTCCTGATAGCTTTGATATTGGTGTAGGTAATTTTCCTGGTAATGATGATCATAAAGAAATTGGTAATAAAATGATGGGAAACTTTCTGTTTAAGAGAGACTACGGTGAAGAAGGTGCAGGAATAGGGACAGGATATATGGCGCCGGGGCATAATTCATATTTAATCGATGAGAAACTTGGAAAAGAGTTCATTGTGACACATACTCGATTTCCTCAGGAAGGAGAAATGCATCAGGTTCGTGTGCACCAAATGTTTAAAAATAGTGATGATTGGCCAGTACCGGCACCATATCACTATGCAGGAGAAGGGATTGAAGCGGTAGCGGAACCTGATGTAATTGGTAACTATAAATTTGTGAACCATGGTAAAGAAATTACCGGTGAGTTAACCGAATCAACATGGGTTAAATTAAATGATGACCATTCTATTTCTGGAGCTGTATCAGGGACATGGGAACTCTATGATGATTACCGTGTGGAGTTAACAGTGGAGGATAAAAAATACGATGGTGTGTTCATTCGTCAGTATGATCCTACATCTGAAAAATGGGTGATGACATTTAGTGCGATGTCAAATGAAGGTGTAGTAGTCTGGGGAAGTCGTACAGAAACTAGAGATGATCAAGAAATTGTAGATAGCATAAAACAAGAATTAAGTGAAAGCCTACCTGAACGTGCCATTTCCGACTTAGACTTACCGACCTTGGGAACACAAGGGGCAGAAATTTCATGGGAATCCTCCCATCCAGAAGTTATTTCACCAGAAGGCGATGTTAATCGGCCACCCTTTGAATCCGATGATGCGAGGGTTGAATTGACAGCAATAATTACATTAGGAGAAGTAACGGAAACGCTCACTCTAACCATAACTGTACCTGCACGTGAACAAGGTGGATTGACAGCGTATTATGATTTTAGTGATGGTTTTTCAGATCGTTCCGGAAATCACGAGGATGCTACTATCACTGGGGATCGGATAAATAATACAGGTGGAGAGATTACTTTTGCGGATGGTATTGTTGGTCAGGCAGCCAAATTTAATGGTCAATCTGGATTAAAGCTGGCTGATGGTTTAATTGCTAGTAATCAATATTCTATATCGTTATGGATGAAACCTGAGGAGATAACTGAATTTACTACTACATTTTTTGGGACTAGAACAGAAAATAATTGGATAAGCCTTGTACCAAACGCTCAGAATGTCACCAAAGTATGGGCGCATAATGGAGATGACTGGTACGATGCGACATCAGATTCCATTATTCCAACAGGAGAATGGACACATTTCGCGTTTACTGTTGATGAAGGAAAAGCAACTGTATATATTAATGGAGAAGAAAAGTTTTCCAATGATAATTTTCCGAATATCTTTACAACAGAAGATGCTCAATTTAGTTTAGGTGTTAACTTTTGGGATACACCATTTAAAGGATTAATGGATGAAGTTCGTGTTTATGATGGTTTCGTACTTGCAGTCGAAGAAGTGCATTCACTGTACGAAAATCCTGCATTAGAAGAAGAGAATGATACGCCAGGAAATGAAGATGAAACTGACGACGGAACAGACGGTGATGGTTCCAAAGAAGGAGAAAAGGGAAACGATGTTGAAGACCCGAAGTCTAACGTTGATAAGGCGGGGGACGATGGTAATGTATCAGATAATGAAAAGCAAGGAGGAACACTACCGGAGACTGCAACCAACAGATATAATTGGCTATTATTGGGACTGGTATTATCCACAATTGGTGGTAGTGTATTATTACTTAAGAAGAGGAGCAACACTATTAATTAA
- a CDS encoding MaoC family dehydratase, with amino-acid sequence MKFDELSVGQVFTTKSLKVSKEDITKFASEFDPQYMHLDEKKAKEGMFNGIIASGMHTLALSFKLWVEEEVYGQDIIAGLQMNNIKFIKPVFPNDKLYAVVEITELRVLKKKQGILTVLLKTFNEDGEKVLQGELSALMRL; translated from the coding sequence ATGAAGTTTGATGAACTTTCAGTAGGACAGGTTTTTACAACAAAATCACTAAAGGTTTCGAAAGAAGATATAACTAAATTTGCAAGTGAATTTGATCCGCAATATATGCACTTAGATGAAAAGAAAGCAAAAGAAGGAATGTTTAATGGTATCATAGCTTCTGGAATGCATACACTTGCGCTGTCTTTCAAACTATGGGTGGAAGAAGAAGTGTACGGTCAAGATATAATTGCTGGGTTACAAATGAACAATATTAAATTTATAAAACCTGTATTCCCAAATGATAAATTATATGCTGTAGTAGAGATTACGGAATTGAGAGTCTTAAAAAAGAAACAAGGTATTCTAACAGTATTGTTAAAGACATTTAATGAGGACGGAGAAAAAGTCTTGCAAGGAGAATTGTCCGCTCTGATGAGGCTATAA